From the genome of Triticum aestivum cultivar Chinese Spring chromosome 1A, IWGSC CS RefSeq v2.1, whole genome shotgun sequence:
ACTTATGCACGTGCTGACACCGATCTTTACCGCCGCGCAGCACGCATACCACACCGGCCAAATCAGATCTGCCCGGAGGCCATACACGTATGTCGTTGActtatccaccaggccatccacgCTGCCGCCACCGATCCGTAACCAGATGGTGCGCCGCCACATCACCGGCCCATGCGGCCTCCCATGGTcggcccgcccgccgccgcgctgctacttgtgagctgcattgggatttcctcgaagaagagatgatgatgcagtacaatagagataagtatttccccccagttaagaaccaaggttatcaatccagtaggacaatcatgcaacacctcgttagcagtacctacacacaaaataataaattattgcacccaacgcaaacaaggtgttgtcaatcccttggcggttaattgtaaggatcaaatctcgtagtgatagatagataacaAAAACACAATATATAATacaggtaaataaattgcagcaaaatatttttgattttaatatatgacaaagatagaccagggggccatagttTTTCTCTAGAGTCTTCTCTCTTTAACATAGtgtacgatgggtaaacaaattactattggccaattgatagaaaagcgaataatcatgacgatatttaaggcaataataatgtatataggcatcacgcccgagacaaatagaccgaatcctgcctgcatctactactattactccacatatcgaccgctatccagcatgcatttagagtattaagttcataaagaacgaagtaacgccttaagcaagatgacatgatgtagacaaagtaaatctaattaatatgaataaaccccatcattttatccttaatgacaacaatacaaatacgcatcatgtcctcttctgtcactgggattaagcaccgcaaaaatcgaacccatcacaaaacacctctcccattgcaagataaatcaatctaattggcgaaatcaaacggatagatcggagagaaatacaaagctataacgatcatgcataaaagagtttagagaagactcaaataatattcattgataatctgatcataaatccacaattcatcggatcccaacaaacacaccgcaaaaagggattacatcgaataaatctccaaaaacatcaaggagaacattgtattgaagataaagagagagaaaagaagccatctatctactagttatggacccgcaggtctgtggtaaactactcacacatcatcggagaggcagcaaggttgatgtaaaagcccttgattgattcccctccggcagactgccggaaaaggcctccagatgggatctcgcgagaacagaaacttgcggcggtgaaaaagtattttgggtggctctctgttgatttcctgattttagagaatttataaaggcggaattaggtcaaatggagcaatgaggagcccacgaggcaccagggcgcacacctaccccctgggcgtacCCTGGTGGCTCGTGGCCACCCCTTCGTCTTCTGacttcctcccgaagcttctagtgtcttctatgtccagaaaaaatcgtcaaaaagtttcgtggcaattgtacttcgtttggtactgatttcctgaaaaaccaaaaacaggcaaaaaataacaactgacacttggcactaagttaatatgttagtcccaaaaaacataTATAATTACATATGAaaaatccaagattgatactataataacatggaataataaaaaatatagatatgttggagacatatcacgcgcCGCCACCTGCAGCAGCCATTGCGGCGCTGCCTAGAATGGATCGGCCGCGCCTCCACATATTTTGTAGCCCCGTAGCACCCCTACGACGCGAGAGATAGGGACTCCTCCGCCACCGCCATCCGTCTCTGGGCTTAGCTCGGCAGCATCCCCCGACGACGGCGAAGGTAGAGAAGGAGGGTGATACGGAGCATCGTGcagtcatccccatggacgtaccttcGTATTTCAAGACACCACGTGGACCAATGACTAGAGCTCATGCAAGGGCTATCGAAGccgaggtgaactcgctcctctctgaacttaCTCATTCTTCATGCGAGACATGGCTACTATCTCAAGCGAAGACCTTGTGTGTGATCAGTTACTTGGAGGAAGGCCATGAAACAACTATGGCAAATGGACAAGATGGTGACACCGAGCGCGAGAACCAAAAGGAACATATGACAGAAACTCACAGCCACCGGATGACCGACCGGTTTTGGACGTCCGGCGAACTGACGAACAACCAGACAAAAGGCCCAGCTGACAATACCTACATCGGCTGGACGACCGACATGTACTGTGCGTCCGACGTCCTCCAGCGACCAGACGACCGATAGCCTCCGGGCGATTGGTGCCACGTGTCCAATACCAAAATGTTAGAAAATCGAAGCTTTCTGGACAACCGATGCCCCGGACGCTCGACATCGTCCGGAAATCCCACGACACCTTAATAGAGCCGAAACACCGGATGTCTGATCCTTACCGGACATCCAGTACCTCgcgagacaccggacgaccggtaatGCCCGCAAGTCCGACACCTGTCTGCGCACAGCGACTCGGGCCgatgcccatgtaccccttcacttccctagactatatatactcatcTCCGATTtaaattttagggttagcaaagtgatagctcagaTCAGAGATTGAGTTTTGCTCATCCACTACCTACTCCAATGGAGtccaagacctccatgtgagaaaaTCCCCTAGTGGATTGAAGACCCCCGTGGGAAGATCCTCCAAGGATTCAAGACCTCTCTCCTTCAAGGATTGAGATGAACTAGCTACCCTTTGTATCCTCTTGTGTTGattttggatcttgtatctcctcttgtgtatgtggatttagcacatgtgtgattggatctggTCTATTTGAGTGTTCATCTTGTGCTTCTCTTGATTtgcctctctttcccccctcaaagTGTGAAAAGATCAACCaattagggtttcaccctacatcatcttggatcagagccaagGTTGATTCACACTTTGGAGTCTCCCTCTCCATTTTCTAGCCCCAATTTTGTGTGTTTTTGCCCAATTttaaaaatccccacaaaaatagccataTCAATTttgttttgtgatttgttggtttaatGAACTTTTGTTGATTTTGATTCATGGATTTGATGTGTTTTAGGTGGACAAACCCTGATCCGTACCAAAAACCAACCCTGATCCGTATCAAAAACCAACCCTGACTCGTACAACATAGGGACACTTCCCCTCCGGCTGAAGGATCGGCCGGGGAGGTGAGCCGCCTTTGCgctaaagcatatacctccggACTCACGGTTGTCAGACATGGGGACGACAATGGAGATCCGCCGCGGCCGGCAGTAGACTAGTTAAGGGTATCCATGTCGTCAGAATGGATATCCGCTGGTGCCGGCCGTAGACTAGTTTTATCTTACTCCGGTATCGTCTTTAGTTAAAAATATGTCCAAAATATAAATGTTTTCGTCTGATTTTCATGAAATTgttcgtgtttgcatgaatttcatccagtttgttgAAAAAATGTTTGAAATAAATACGGACAGAGTGTTCGTGGACTGGTCTTCTTGTCCATGAACAAATGTGAGAGAAAATTTGCGGGTCACCTTTGGAGATGCTGTAAAGAAAGTGACTGATGTTCAATGTATTTCAGGCAACCGATGACATGACCTATAGACGGTCCCTTTGTCTCGTCAATTCGTTAACACACACCGTGCCAACGCTGATTTATTCCATTCCAGGCAGTACATAAATTGTACAGTAatacaagtactccctctgtaaactaatataaaagtgtttagattattattttagtgatctaaacgctcttatattagtttacagagggagtataatgtaTCTGTATGTAGACGAAGACCGGTACACATACAACAACAAACTGCATGCATCGTCGATCAGCCCTGGGGCTGGGGGTACTTGGCCTTGTAGTCGTTCCACAGCTGGTCCACGCTCTTCCCCAGGATCTGCACGAAGTAGTCGTCGCTGTATCCGTCCTTGAGCTTGCTGTTCATCTCCGCCACGAACCCGGCCTTGAGGGAGTCGCAGTAGTCCAGGAACTTGGCCGTCACGTCGTACCCCTCGTCCCAACGGTCGCCGCTCCCCTGCGGGCGCCAGTGCGTCGGCGCGAGGTCGGCCTTGAGCCGCACGTAGTCGGCGATCCCCTCGATGAGCCCGCCGTTTGCCCTGCCCTGCCCGTTCCACTGCCACACGTGCGTCGCCTCGTGGTACAGCACGCCCTTCACCTGCGAGCGCGCGCATCAATCTCGTGTTTGAAACTTAAGAAGCTATACATGAAGGTATGTCGCGCCGTGCGGCCTGGGTGCAGAATTCGATTTATTACCTCCTTCTTGACGTCGCCCTCGTCGAAGCCGGCGACATACTGGGCTCGGAGTTGGATAGCGTTCCCGGAGGTCTGGGCCACAGGCTCGATGTTGTCAACCACAGCGAGGGTGACGGAGTCGTAGTCCCTCCGGTCTTCCGGGTTGGGCTGGTTGAAGGTGGTCCAGATGAAGGACGAGGCCTCGGAGAGCACCTGCTTGGCGTAGTCGACGCCAACGTCCTGGTCGAATCTCTGCCCGCCGGCGGAGTCCGGAACCGTGTTCGTCGCGTCGAACGTCACGGCGCCTGCCATGGCGGCCAGGGCCAGGAATAGGAGGAGGGGAGCGGCTGCTGCAATGGCAGTCTTCATCGTGCGTGCCTAGCTAGTGAGCTTCTCTTAAGTGCTTCGGTGAGTGGCAGTGGAGGGCCAAATTTATATAGGCTGGACGACCGCAGTGTGATCAACTCATCAAGTCGTTTGAATTGGTACCACCGGTGCGTACTAGTCCTCGCTTGACGTGTTCTTTCCAACATGGCCAAACTTGCTTTGACTTATCTTTGGACGACTTGCCAATGTGCGGTGTCAATGAACTCGCGAAGCTGCGAGGAAGCTAAATGTTTGATGATGATGGTGTCTGCCGTGTCTTGGTGGTGTTAAATTTTGGTATGAGGCCAGAAGGGCTTCCTTACACTAGGGGGCAGCCGGCGGCAATATTTTTCCAATCTGTCGATGTCTCTGTGCCGTGCTTGACTGCTCAAATTCTTGTCAGTGTAAGTACCTACGTGTCAGGTCTTCCGTTGAACTCGTTTTCTGtggtttttagtttttcttttcacGATCGATCAAGTTTACCCTAAATTAAGTAGGGGTTCCAAGCTAAATAAATAGCTGGCTCATGGGACTCAAGGCCCCGCCGTCTCCCTTGCCCTACACTTTCTCATCGTAGACCGCAACCGaacggtgccggtggacgtcagatCGATGATAGATCCATCCGAGGACGAGCCGCCGACATCCACCACGATGCGGTTGCGGCGCCTGGACTGATGCGCCATACGGGGCACCGGAGAATGTGACTCTGCCTTGCCGacatccgccgccgcctcccgcgcccggtGCCTTGCACGGCGAGCACGTCGTGCCATGGCCGCGGCGGACGAGGCTCATGGTGCGTCCCGATGCTCGGCGCGCCATTGAAGGGGTTGCGAGTCCGCGAGCGCGTTCGAACGCCAGATGGACCGTAAGGCCTCCGGTGAGGCAGCTATGGCCGGCCTAGCGCCGGATCCATGCTCCATTTGGGCGGAAGCAATGGATTCTCGACGGATGGAGTCTGAGCGCAGCCGTCCACGGGCCTCCTCCCGGGCGCGGCGGA
Proteins encoded in this window:
- the LOC543235 gene encoding uncharacterized protein (The sequence of the model RefSeq protein was modified relative to this genomic sequence to represent the inferred CDS: added 315 bases not found in genome assembly), producing MKLHVAFFLLVAMAATARAVTFDASNTASGTTGGKRFDNAVGLAYSKQVLSDASTFIWSTFNQRAAADRKPVDAVTLVVEDIDGVAFTSGNGIHLSASYVGGYTSGDVKKEVKGVLYHEATHVWQWNGQGRANGGLIEGIADYVRLKADLAPTHWRPQGSGDRWDEGYDVTAKFLDYCDSLKAGFVAEMNSKLKDGYSDDYFVQILGKSVDQLWNDYKAKYPQPQG